DNA sequence from the Arthrobacter sp. V1I9 genome:
CCGCGAAGCCGCCCAGGAAGAAGCACTGCACCTTCCGCCGCTGCCCACCACCACCATCGGTTCCTTCCCGCAGACCCCGGAGATCCGTTCGGCCCGCGCCCGCAACAACAAGGGCGATCTCACCAACGAGCAGTACGAAAAGCTCATGAAGGACGAGATCAAGCGCGTTGTGGACCTGCAGGAAGAGCTCGGCTACGACGTCCTGGTGCACGGCGAGCCCGAGCGCAACGACATGGTGCAGTACTTCGCCGAGAACCTCGAAGGTTTCGACGTCACAGTCCATGGCTGGGTCCAGTCCTATGGCTCACGCTGCACCCGCCCGTCCATCCTGTGGGGCGACGTCGCCCGCAGCGCCCCCATCACGGTGGAGTGGGCCAAGTACGCACAGTCCCTCACCAGCAAGCCGATGAAGGGTATGCTCACCGGTCCGGTCACCATCCTGGCGTGGTCCTTCGTCCGCGACGACCAGCCGCTGGGCGAGACCGCCAACCAGGTTGGCCTCGCGCTGCGCGACGAAATCGCCGACCTTGAAGCCGCCGGCATCAAGGTCATCCAGGTGGACGAGCCCGCACTGCGCGAACTCCTGCCGCTCCGCAAGACCGCGCACGCCGACTACCTGAAGTGGTCCGTGGACTCATTCCGGCTGGCCACCGCCGGTGCGGCAGATGCCACCCAGATCCACACCCACCTCTGCTACTCGGAGTTCGGAGTGATCATCGACGCCATCGACGGCCTGGACGCAGACGTCACCTCCATCGAGGCCGCGCGGTCCCGCATGGAGGTGGTGCATGACCTTGAGGCCCACGGCTTCGGCCGCGGCGTTGGCCCAGGCGTTTACGACATCCACTCGCCGCGCGTTCCCGGCGCCGGGGAGGTCACCGAGCTCCTGAGCGCCGCCGTCAAGCACGTGCCCACCCGCCAGCTTTGGGTGAACCCGGACTGCGGCCTGAAGACCCGCGGCTACACCGAGACCGAGGAGTCCTTGCGGAACCTGGTGGAGGCCACTAAAACGGTCCGCGCCAGCCTGCTGGCAACCGCCGAGTAAGAACTGCATAAATTACGACGCCGGCCGGTCACCTGAGGTGACCGGCCGGCGTCGAGTATTTAATCAGCGGTTCAGGACCAGACGATCTCGTCGTCCACCACGCCGTCCTCGTCGGCTGACGCCACCAGGACTTCGTCGGTGAAATGCTCGCCCAGGGTGAAGTCCATGACGAAGTAGCGCTCAGGCTGGCCGGGGTAGATCCCCACATGGCCAAGCTTCAGTGCCTTCAGGAACACCGCATTGGTGAGCTGGCTGCGCTCCGTTACGCCGAAAACCTTCTGCAGGTGCTCGTCCTTGAGGGCGTTGCAGTGGAAGTGGAGGTACTCCTGGGGGCTGGTTCCTTCCTGCTCCAGCTCCTCGGCGATCATGTCCCGCACCTCATCGACAAGCTCGGGCAGGAAACGCAAACGGTAGTCCACCTTGCGCAGGGCTGCCTCGTCGAAGTGGTCATGGGCGGTGACGTTCAGGTCGATTTCCAGCGGATGGCCGCGTAGTTCATGCTTGGCGGCGATCGAGTGATCCTTGCCGTGGTTGAGCTCGATCTCTCCAAAGTGCTGGCTCGCTACCTTGTTCATACTTTCAACATAGACCCGAACTGCGGTGCATTCCAGCGTTCGGGCCTAATTCACCGCGGTGCGCATGCCGGCGAGAGTTTCTGCCAGCAGGTCAACAAACAGCTGAACCCGGGCGGTTTTCCTGTCATTGA
Encoded proteins:
- a CDS encoding DUF2004 domain-containing protein, encoding MNKVASQHFGEIELNHGKDHSIAAKHELRGHPLEIDLNVTAHDHFDEAALRKVDYRLRFLPELVDEVRDMIAEELEQEGTSPQEYLHFHCNALKDEHLQKVFGVTERSQLTNAVFLKALKLGHVGIYPGQPERYFVMDFTLGEHFTDEVLVASADEDGVVDDEIVWS